The following is a genomic window from Candidatus Poribacteria bacterium.
CGATAACATGGAGTCCACCCATCCAAAGCAGGACGACAATACCGATCCCCGGCAAACAGCGGAAGATTGGGAAAAAGAAGGTCATCAGTCGGATCTGTTGGTGGTTCCGGTCAACAAACTCTTGGTTCAATTCTTGGAAATGTTCGATTTCGCTTGCTTCAAGTGTGTACGCTTTCACAACACGGACACCTGACAAATTCTCCTGCACCTTGGTGTTCAACGTTGAGAACGATTCTTGGATACGCTCATAATGTGCATGCAACCGCTTTCCAAGAAAGCGAATCAGGAGTGCAAGCACTGGATAGGGCAGCAGGGCAACAAACGTCAAGGTCGGGGAAATGCGCAGCATGATAACAAGCGCGAGCCCGAAAAATACGATCGCATCTGCTGTATACATTATAGCACTGCTCAGCACCATTCTGATGGCGTTTAGATCACTCGTTGCACGCGTCATTAGATCGCCAGTACGGACGTTATCGTAATACGCAGCGGAGAGTTTTTGGAGATGAAGAAAGAAGTCGGCACGGAGGTGAAACTCCATCTGCCGTGCGACACCTTGAATGGTGCGCCGTTGGATGAAGCGCAGGATACCCGCAACAAGCGCAACCCCAAAGATGAGCAGCGCGAAAAAGAGAATTCGTTCTGGAGATATTGTAAAGCTTGGACCCACATAGGTCGGGTCATAAGCACTTCTCCAAGCGAGTTCCAACTCATCAACAACTGTCTGGAGAATCTCTGGGCTAATCAGGAGAAGCACATTCGTCACAAGCACGAGAAAGAAGCTGAATATAATGGCGAACCGATACCGAATGACATACTTCTTGAGACCGAGTAAACTGCGAATGGTGAGGCTCCTTTCCGGCGCGTGCGTTATGCCGTGTAGCGTTATGTTAAGAAAGCGGGTGTTTTATATTTTGACGTAAATTTCAGGTATCTGTTTAATCAAGTTTTCGGGAATGCCAAGAGGCATCTTCCTGTAGGAGCGAGTGTTTTTGTTTCGGTATTTCCTCGCGCTCACGACTTCTCAAGAACGCATAAAAGTGCATCCAAGAATGCGTACAGATGAATTATCATCTGTCTATAACGCAGTGAAACGTGTCTATACAACCTTTATGACAACATACACAAAATTATCATCAAGGAGTAAATATGAAACAACAAAGAAGACCGGCACCATTCAATGTCGTGCCGAGTGACACCGAAGGAATTACATGGGCATTACCAGAAGGCGCGATCGCCCGACTTGGGAAAGGAATTGCATTGTCCAGTGGAGGACCAAAACTGGGACTCCCTCCCGGCGGCGTGTATTTCGCCGTTCAAACCCGTATAGGTCTCTGGTGGTATGAAATGTCGTCAAAGTCGCCTATAGCATTGTGGGAAACAGAACGCGGAATGATCTCCGCTGTCGATTTCTCGCAAGATGGTGAGTGGATCGCTATCGCCAATTATGACGGTATCATTAAGGTGGTGGATATTCAGAGTGGTGAGTGCCTTGCACAGATGAAGCAAACAGAAGAACATAATGTTTATTGGCACATTGACTTTTCCCCGGATGGTAAATGGATCGCCACCGCGAATTTTAGCGGCATCGTTGAGGTGTTAGATGTCCATCGCGGTGTGTGCATCGCAGAGATGGATCGAGGTGAACGTGAAGTTGTATCAGCTGATATTTATGGATTGGAATTCTCCCCAAATGGACAGTACGTCGCTGCGACTGCAGGTAACCTTGGCACAGAAGGCACACAAACTTACATCTGGTGTCCTGAGACAGGTAAGTTAATTTTCAAGTTTGCGGGTGGAAATTATTTTAGTTTCTCTCCAGATAGTCGCCTGCTGGCGGGCGCGACTCCCGATGAATTATCCAGTGGTGACGATCGCGTTGACCGATGCATCTCAGTGTGGGATATAGCGAAGGCGGAATGCATTGCTCATTTTGCAGCACATAGCGACTGGGTAGACGCTATTATCTTTTCGCCTTGCAGTAATTTCGTCGCATCCAGTAGTAGAGATAAAAGCCTACACGTGTGGGACGTGGCAAAGGGCTTGCAAAAGCGGGTTTATGAAAACTTTGGAACATCTCGGACAGTGCCATTTTATTCGACAGATGGGGGGTTATTCGCGATTATAGATGGGCAAGACACCATTGAAATCTGGAATATGGAACGCCGTGAAAAAATACAGATTCCAGAGCTACATCCGAGGAGTATTGATGCCGCATGGTTCAGAAAGTTCCCGCAGATGGCTCTCGCTGACATGCGCGCCGACACTACGCCTAATAAAAAGAATCAGACTCGCAACATACATACATTTTCAACAATTCGTGAATCTGCCTACTTCCCAGATCCAGTTATGTTTTTGCCAGATGGCAAAACACTGGCAACAAGAGGGTATCGCAACGGTATTGTGTTATGGGATGTTGAAAGTAAACAGGTTCGGGAAACGTTATTGGAAGATCAGCGTATTACCTCTTTTACTGTGTTGCCCTCTGGAAACATACTATCTGCCCATAGTGAAGATAATAACATCAAAGTTTGGGATGCCGAGAAACCTGACGCACCAATTGCAGAATTCACTGAAACCGATCCGGTCCGGTTGATATGGAATATAGCGTTTGCACCGACAGGTGATCTACTCGCGGTTGGAAGTAGGGAAGGCACTATCTATCTATACGATTTCATACGTAAGGCGCGGTTAAAACCGCTCATAGGGCATACCGAGCATATTTGGTCGGTGTGCTTCTCGCCAGATGGCAAACGACTGGTAAGCGGCTCAGATGATAGAATCGCACGGCTATGGGATGTTGAATCCGGTGAAGAAATTGCCACATTGCCATTAGGTGAACCTCACACACTTATGGATATAGCATTTTCACCGTGTGGGAACTTGATCGCGGGTGGACTGTCCGGCGAACTCCGTTTATGGAACGCCGAAACCTTAACAACCCTTTTTGTAATACCACATCCAGAGAAGCGGGCACCTTGGGCATTGGCATTCTCACCGTGCGGTAAGTACGTTGCATCCGGCACTTGGTGGGAGGAAGGCATGGAGAAGATGGCAATTCGGTTATGGGATGTCGCAAACGGTGAAAATATTGCGACACTCTGGGGACATCCGACAGACATTCAGTCGATCGCATTCTCACCGGATAGCACACTTTTGGCAACTGGCAGTTTTGAGTGCACAACTCTCCTCTGGGATTTGAAACCCTTTATAGGTTCGTAAAGTCTACTAACAAACTTTAAAAATAAGGGTATCAGAACGTAGGTTGGGTTGAACGGATTTCATCAAAACCGTGAGAATCAAAAAATAAAGGCACCGGACACACCACATCAAAGAGATACTAAGTGAAACCCAACGATTTTTCTATAACCCAACGGCATTCAGTTGGGTTTCACTCGCTCCTGTAACAGAGTATAGTGTTTGAATTGTGTTTGGGGGGTCAATATTACCCTTTCCAACGCTGTTCAACCCAACCTACAGCACTGTAAGGATTTACGACCCTCAATTAAACGACTCTTTACTGATAGCTGACCGCCGACTGCTGTTACTGAAAACTCTCATTGCGAGGCAAACCGATAACTGATAACCATTTCTCTGACTGCCTCTCACAAAAA
Proteins encoded in this region:
- a CDS encoding WD40 repeat domain-containing protein, with the protein product MKQQRRPAPFNVVPSDTEGITWALPEGAIARLGKGIALSSGGPKLGLPPGGVYFAVQTRIGLWWYEMSSKSPIALWETERGMISAVDFSQDGEWIAIANYDGIIKVVDIQSGECLAQMKQTEEHNVYWHIDFSPDGKWIATANFSGIVEVLDVHRGVCIAEMDRGEREVVSADIYGLEFSPNGQYVAATAGNLGTEGTQTYIWCPETGKLIFKFAGGNYFSFSPDSRLLAGATPDELSSGDDRVDRCISVWDIAKAECIAHFAAHSDWVDAIIFSPCSNFVASSSRDKSLHVWDVAKGLQKRVYENFGTSRTVPFYSTDGGLFAIIDGQDTIEIWNMERREKIQIPELHPRSIDAAWFRKFPQMALADMRADTTPNKKNQTRNIHTFSTIRESAYFPDPVMFLPDGKTLATRGYRNGIVLWDVESKQVRETLLEDQRITSFTVLPSGNILSAHSEDNNIKVWDAEKPDAPIAEFTETDPVRLIWNIAFAPTGDLLAVGSREGTIYLYDFIRKARLKPLIGHTEHIWSVCFSPDGKRLVSGSDDRIARLWDVESGEEIATLPLGEPHTLMDIAFSPCGNLIAGGLSGELRLWNAETLTTLFVIPHPEKRAPWALAFSPCGKYVASGTWWEEGMEKMAIRLWDVANGENIATLWGHPTDIQSIAFSPDSTLLATGSFECTTLLWDLKPFIGS